A DNA window from Ficedula albicollis isolate OC2 chromosome 1, FicAlb1.5, whole genome shotgun sequence contains the following coding sequences:
- the FBXO40 gene encoding F-box only protein 40 — MALPHPPQFNPAEHNQERSVWYVHRDSMIKHRAQKAPPGQHRHCERCFSRHCRAPIEISVSCMVISCHLHCGATFHMCKEEEHKLLCPLEEVSCLNSAYGCPFSMARFKLGKHLQVCPASVVCCSMEWNRWPNVDSDTTLHKNIMKETLNEECLDTALALRDQKILFRTLKIAELFPEWRKKDELEELMDQAMGGEAGAVGGAACGSQEVNDQSELSQREREDLAKDKEGMDLGSYKTWENIFSKELLACQVTGSATGTGQKTEEASKKTAAASHAASSTGKAEEGPEGAEEGKSQKSEQVTPNRVLNGLAPWQEGVLERLKKEVSVADYNMYLVHHGGMLIRFGQMAACTPKEKDFVYGNLEAQEVKTVYTFKVPVSYCGKRARLGDALGHKMPTSDKSVDTSELGINVDELPKTNIVEATLLCALEKELKGHEISEARGIDGLFVDFATQTYNFPLEPFSSSAVLADILDENSPPELHMELYTECVTRRHNKSSSAFTFTCSHFFRRDEFPSHFKNVHADIQSCLDGWFQHRCPLAYLGCPFVQNHFRPAGLKAKVIYSKPLKTFAIKPEVDTLLDEPGKCNSTVDCRGRNKDLLSSLPVEVLKYIAGFLDSFSLSQLSQVSVLMRDICATLLQERGMVLLVWEKKRYSHGGTSWRARKKIWQFSSLFSRVPNWQRSDVPSMSEHLRNCPFYQAERRTDPVLLTGMSESREQTRKTLVSTFKHRV, encoded by the exons ATGG CTCTCCCTCACCCACCTCAGTTCAACCCAGCTGAGCACAACCAGGAGAGAAGTGTTTGGTACGTGCACAGGGACTCTATGATCAAG CACCGGGCCCAGAAAGCTCCCCCTGGGCAACACAGGCACTGTGAGCGATGTTTCAGCCGGCACTGCCGCGCACCCATTGAGATCTCCGTGTCCTGCATGGTGATCAGCTGCCACCTCCACTGCGGGGCCACCTTCCACATGTGCAAGGAGGAGGAGCACAAGTTACTCTGCCCCTTGGAGGAGGTGTCCTGCCTCAACTCAGCCTATGGCTGCCCTTTCTCCATGGCCCGCTTTAAGCTGGGGAAGCACCTCCAGGTCTGTCCAGCCAGTGTCGTCTGCTGCTCAATGGAGTGGAACCGCTGGCCAAATGTGGATTCAGACACAACCCTGCACAAGAACATTATGAAAGAAACCTTGAATGAAGAATGTCTGGACACAGCTTTGGCACTCAGAGACCAGAAGATACTTTTCAGGACTTTGAAAATAGCTGAATTATTTCCAGAGTGGAGGAAAAAGGATGAACTGGAAGAACTAATGGATCAAGCCATGGGTGGGGAAGCAGGTGCTGtgggaggagctgcctgtggtTCCCAAGAGGTCAATGACCAGTCTGAGCTCAGCCAGCGTGAGCGGGAAGATTTGGCAAAGGACAAAGAGGGAATGGATCTGGGGAGTTACAAAACCTGGGAGAACATTTTCAGCAAAGAGCTTCTGGCTTGCCAGGTAACAGGCTCAGCAACCGGCACAGGACAAAAGACAGAGGAGGCTTccaagaaaacagcagcagcctctcaTGCTGCCAGCTCTacagggaaggcagaggaaggacCTGAGGGTGCAGAAGAGGGAAAGAGCCAAAAGTCTGAACAAGTTACACCAAATAGAGTACTGAATGGACTGGCTCCCTGGCAAGAAGGGGTCCTGGAGAGGCTGAAGAAGGAGGTCAGTGTAGCTGATTACAACATGTATCTGGTACATCATGGAGGAATGCTCATCCGCTTTGGCCAGATGGCTGCTTGCACGCCTAAAGAGAAAGACTTCGTCTATGGGAACTTGGAAGCCCAGGAGGTGAAGACTGTCTATACCTTCAAAGTGCCAGTTAGTTACTGTGGCAAAAGAGCACGACTAGGAGATGCGCTGGGCCACAAAATGCCAACTTCAGACAAGTCAGTGGATACCTCAGAACTGGGAATAAATGTAGATGAACTACCTAAGACAAACATAGTTGAAGCCacactgctgtgtgctctggaaaAAGAGCTGAAAGGCCATGAGATCTCTGAAGCAAGAGGTATTGATGGACTCTTTGTGGATTTTGCAACACAGACATACAATTTTCCTTTGGAGCCCTTCTCCTCCAGTGCAGTTCTAGCAGATATTCTGGATGAAAACAGCCCACCAGAACTGCACATGGAGCTCTACACTGAATGTGTAACCAGAAGACACAACAAAAGCAGTTCAGCTTTCACGTTCACTTGCAGCCATTTCTTTAGAAGGGATGAGTTCCCGTCTCACTTCAAGAATGTGCACGCTGATATCCAGTCATGCCTGGATGGATGGTTCCAGCATCGCTGCCCGCTGGCCTACTTGGGATGTCCTTTTGTCCAAAATCACTTCCGCCCCGCGGGACTTAAGGCCAAGGTTATTTACAGCAAGCCTCTCAAGACATTTGCTATTAAGCCAGAGGTGGACACCCTTCTTGATGAACCGGGCAAGTGCAATTCCACAGTGGATTGTCGAGGGAGAAACAAGGACCTGCTGAGCAGCCTCCCAGTGGAAGTGCTCAAGTACATTGCAGGATTCCTGGACAGCTTCAGTTTATCTCAGCTATCACAAGTGTCAGTGCTCATGAGGGACATCTGTGCCACTCTTCTTCAGGAGAGGGGAATGGTCCTGCTggtctgggagaaaaaaagatattccCATGGTGGTACTTCTTGGAGAGCTCGCAAAAAG ATCTGGCAGTTCAGCAGCCTGTTCTCCAGAGTTCCCAACTGGCAGCGCAGCGACGTCCCGAGCATGTCGGAGCACCTGAGGAATTGTCCCTTCTACCAGGCGGAGCGCAGGACGGACCCCGTGCTGCTGACGGGCATGAGTGAATCTCGGGAGCAGACTCGAAAGACTCTGGTCTCTACTTTCAAGCACAGAGTCTGA